tgATATGCCAAgtgttactttttttttaattggtcattgactaaaaaaatttaatatttatattattttatattttaattcaaatatttatctaaattcaaagtttatatttgagtgtaattttaattaatttttaaaattaaaattaaaaataaataatttaattattaatttacatttttaactgtgataaattttattttaccataataattataaatattttataatatatatgttatttaatttaaaatagcagtatataaaataattaaaaataatatatttattataaaatattataattactaatacaaaataaaatttatctatcATTTAAAATTGTCGTTCTATATatttagattattattatttttaaaattaaatatatcatttaattaaatataaattaataataatatacgtTACACGCtatctaaattattaaattactacgtaaattattaaatttaaaattttaaaaattaacaaaaattatatcaaaatatatagatcgagtgaattaaattaaaattaaattaaaatgtaattaaacataaatattaagctttttgaattaattgaaaaaaaaatgagaaaattgTAATTCTATTCATCCATGAAGCTGCTTGGATATACAAAATAATGCGAGAAGGATCTCTTCTGCTACAACTGTCACTGGCTCAAGCTAACAACCTCAGCTATACCATGTGAGAAAAGAATTGATTTCATTTTGAGCAAATTATTGCACGGACTTTGAATACCATCTTATTAAATTAAGGTGGTATACTAGTTAACAATAATAcaataaattattacaaaatatataaataattatctaAATTCACACTACCACTTAGTGTTTATTACTTGTgcgattatttttttttaaagcaaaattatttattatattaataaaattatatgaaagaGAAATATTATCTCAAACAGAAATATTATCTCAAATAGAAAAATGATCATATGTAATAAATTCTCTAGTGAAAATATGAACAGGTATAATAATATGACGACAAACCCATCTAACAtggtctaataaaaatttataatcattcaaaatcaaattgagTTCAGAAATATCTAAatgtaaatattgaaaaaattgaatcacTTGCAAATAGTTCATAAAAATGCAGCTATTAAAAGGCAAACAGTATGGCGagctaaaacttttatttttataaaaaataaaacattcggcttataactaataatcaaatctttcaattcattaactatttgaaaattatcgaattttaataaaaaaaataaaaaaatttaaaaaagaaaaaaaagcgaGATATCAGTCGCAGAGGGACAATCAGAGAAAATTTACATTGAAAGTGACTTGTGCGGTTAGTTGAAAGCAAATttaagtttattaaattttatttttaataaaattattaatatatttaattattttttccatttcataatttttatttatttttttatacatattaaaaaacataattttttattaatttttcaattatattcatattaaaGTTGAGAGGATGGACTTTATATTTTGATACTTATACATATTAAACCTATAACATagtttgaataaataaattattatattactcttattattttttttaaaatattaccaaatattttttaatattagtttaataattttaataataaatatatttttgtattatttattattaaatatatcaagTTGTCAACCATTTATAagctatttataaatattttaattacatatataattttttaaaattataaataattatagctTACAAATAATTCATAAGCTTGAGTAGTTGTATGttagtttatataaaataaaacaaacagCTGtataatcaatatatatataaaagagatATTATAATATACATGTAAAAGTGAGATGCGTATTTTTTAATTAGAGAtatcgaatttaaatttttaaatacagaaatttttaaaatgttttaaaaaaatattttaattttttaataaatttattcgatataaatataaatcagTCGAATCAGTAGATTTTTAACgttgaataatttatatatataaaagctaGGTGCTTATCATtgagaataaatataaattatttaatgtttTATAAACAAAACTTCCattaaacattaattatttcccacaatataaaaataaaattaagcttTTCCATCCTTTGGTCGGCTAAGCCGTGCTTGAAAAAGTATATACcttttaataaagtttttttttgtgGAACTTTGATTCCCAACcacacattttaattattttaaaagctatccttaattaaaatatccatCAATCTAACTAACCCACATACAAAGTGCAAACAACATTATAATCCAtggattttatatatatgtagttttttttttctcaaattttaaatatatttatatttttatgaattaaattataattcaattcaaaaatttcatataatcgACACGTACATCACAATCATCCATCCTCAAATAATCAATCATCATCATGATGAGATAAAACCTAAACCCATACACCAATTCTTTGATCGAAGCTAATAAATATTGTTTGGTGGGCGAGAAAATCCAATGCCCTCCATTTCTCTATTCTATTTAATACAAATGAAAATGACGTTAGCCCTTAATCATTAATCTAGTGCAATATATAAATGTAGTGCATCGTCAATGTTTCATTAATTACTAGTTAAGTTCATTGTCTTACATCCTTAATGTTGATCAAAGTGttcattaatcaaatcaaaggcGGTCTGTGGGACCCAATGATATAGTGGCAATGAAGTAATGTATGGGTCCATGGCCGGTGCCGGCAACGTTCATTCTTATAGAACCTACTCCGACCACTATATAAGCATTCATAGTGGTGGGATAATATAACATACACTTTGTGATAAGGTCTTGTGCTACATAGCCAATAGTGCAATAGTCTCTGATTCATATTGAAGTCGTTAGCGAAAATGGCGAGGATAGATTTCGGTAGTTTTGGAGACTCTTTCAGTGTTGGTTCCATCAAGGCTTATCTATCTGAGTTTATTGCTACTCTTCTTTTTGTGTTTGCTGGTGTTGGCTCTGCTATTGCTTACAGTAAGTcagaaataatattatttattattattagaaaaattatttagacgtattattaatataatttaattaataaataaatttcaggtAAGCTTACAGCAGATGCAGCTCTAGACCCACCTGGGCTGGTGGCTGTAGCGGTGGCTCATGCTTTTGCACTGTTTGTTGGGGTAGCCATTGCAGCCAATATCTCAGGTGGACACTTGAATCCAGCTGTCACTTTAGGATTGGCTGTCGGAGGCAACATCACAATCTTAACTGGCATTTTCTATTGGATTGCCCAGTGCCTTGGCTCCACCGTAGCCTGTCTCCTTCTCCAATTCGTCACCAATGGCAAGGTATAAgaatttaaattcataattttttttaaaaagaaattatttccaaaaaattaaatattaaataaaaattttttttattcggcAGAGTGTCCCAACACATGGAGTGGCATATGGCATGAATGCTTTTGAAGGAGTAGTAATGGAGATTGTCATAACCTTTGCACTGGTGTACACAGTTTATGCCACAGCTGCTGATCCCAAGAAGGGCAATTTGGGAATTATAGCACCAATTGCAATTGGGTTCATAGTTGGGGCAAACATCTTAGCTGCCGGGCCATTTAGCGGCGGTTCGATGAACCCGGCCCGATCATTCGGGCCAGCTGTGGTTAGTGGAGATTTCTCACAGAACTGGATCTACTGGGTTGGGCCATTAATCGGTGGTGGGTTGGCTGGGGTTGTTTATGGTCAGATTTTCATTGGGTCTTATGTCCCAGCCCCTTCTTCTGAAGACTATGCCTAGATTATTTGTCGGCATTTTGTTTGCTTCCGTTGTCTCATGATCATCTGCTCTTTTACTTGTGGGTTTGGGCTTGAACTTGAGTTTGTGCTTCATAATAATGAAAATGTAAATTATTATCTGATTTCTTCTTGTTAGTATATTTTTCATTTAGCTGTTTGAATTTGTGGTTATTGTTTTTTCAAATAAGATTTCAATtattaagataaaataaatcGACTTACCAACAATATAAAGCTAGAACGTaaagttaatatatttttttaattgaaaaaattcatGCAGCTGTCTAAACTAATTTCACTTTTTagtattaaaataaagaaacaagAGTAATATTGGGCGGTTGTGTGGGCTTAAATTAATAAAGGCCTCTAATAGAATAGAATCCAACTTGGCGTATGATTGCCAATTAGTGTTCTATTAGTCTTGGATTTAGAAATTGAGCACCTAAGCTCTTGTTGGCACTATGAGTCGTAAAATAATCCTTTGTTTGGTTAAAAAGGAAGTTCTCTTTGTTTTTCTTAGCTTGCATGTTTGGTTAGGAAGCTCTGACATTTGGTGGTTGCATGTAAGCCCTTTCTCATTATAATGATGTTCGATAATCTATTGCAAAGGGCTGTAGAGCTTTTTGGAGAGACGATCTTCTTCTGATGACTGATATATTTTTGGGATGCTAATAACGCCTCCTCATTATTGGGTTGCTTCGATGAGCTCTACCATGCCTTGCCTTTATTGTCTGTCTGACATGCCAAAGTGTTTTGTGCTTGTCTCTCTTCTTAAGCCctacttttctttgaattttggaCGGCTGTGAAGAGTTTGTTGCTTCTGGTTTTAATTTTGGTGCCTCTTGTAACCTTTCAGCTATTTGATACCTTGGTGCCTTGCGATGAAGCCTTCTCAGGTAGTTGCAAGGTTGCAATGACGTTGTATTTTCTAAGCCTCAGACCTTATTCCCAGGTCAAATCCAAATCTGAgactaattattattttttgtct
The Manihot esculenta cultivar AM560-2 chromosome 1, M.esculenta_v8, whole genome shotgun sequence genome window above contains:
- the LOC110623384 gene encoding probable aquaporin TIP-type; its protein translation is MARIDFGSFGDSFSVGSIKAYLSEFIATLLFVFAGVGSAIAYSKLTADAALDPPGLVAVAVAHAFALFVGVAIAANISGGHLNPAVTLGLAVGGNITILTGIFYWIAQCLGSTVACLLLQFVTNGKSVPTHGVAYGMNAFEGVVMEIVITFALVYTVYATAADPKKGNLGIIAPIAIGFIVGANILAAGPFSGGSMNPARSFGPAVVSGDFSQNWIYWVGPLIGGGLAGVVYGQIFIGSYVPAPSSEDYA